The proteins below come from a single Arthrobacter sp. zg-Y1171 genomic window:
- a CDS encoding SulP family inorganic anion transporter: MRTLRSPKLLKTEVLAGLVVALALIPEALAFSVIAGVDPRIGLFSAFTMAVSIAFLGGRPAMISAATGAVALVIAPLVASHGVEYMIAAVLLAGVFQVLLALLGVAKLLRFIPRQVMVGFVNALAILIFIAQVPELLGVPWLVYPLVALGLLIVFGLPRLTVAVPASLVAIVVLTAITVFASLSVPTVGDKGELPDSLPSLLLPDVPFSLDTLQVVFPYALAVAFVGLLESLMTAKLVDDVTDTRSNKTREAWGQGAANLITGFFGGMGGCAMIGQTMINVKGSGARTRISTFLAGVFLLLLVVVLGDVVALIPMAALVAVMIFVAVTSFDWHSIRPSTLKMMPKSETAVMLATVAVTVWTHNLASGVGVGVLVAMVLFARRVAHFVTVDRTVTGNDADATAVYTVNGELFFASSNDLYSQFEYVLDPGNVVIDLSGSHVWDASTVAALDAVTEKYRRRGTEVRITGLNEASGPMRERMAGKLP, from the coding sequence ATGCGTACCCTGCGTTCGCCGAAACTGCTCAAGACGGAGGTCCTGGCCGGACTGGTGGTGGCCCTTGCGCTCATCCCCGAGGCCCTGGCCTTCTCGGTCATTGCCGGGGTGGACCCGAGGATCGGCCTGTTTTCGGCCTTCACGATGGCTGTCTCCATCGCGTTCCTCGGCGGCCGTCCGGCCATGATTTCCGCCGCCACCGGGGCTGTGGCCCTGGTGATTGCACCGCTGGTGGCCTCCCACGGCGTGGAGTACATGATTGCCGCCGTGCTGCTGGCCGGGGTTTTCCAGGTGCTGCTGGCACTGCTTGGCGTGGCGAAACTCCTGCGCTTCATTCCGCGCCAGGTGATGGTCGGCTTCGTTAACGCGCTGGCCATCCTGATCTTCATCGCCCAGGTGCCCGAACTGCTGGGGGTGCCCTGGCTTGTCTATCCGCTCGTGGCGCTTGGGCTGTTGATCGTCTTCGGCCTGCCCCGGCTCACGGTTGCGGTGCCGGCGTCGTTGGTGGCCATCGTGGTCCTCACGGCCATCACGGTGTTCGCGTCCCTTTCCGTCCCGACCGTCGGGGACAAAGGCGAACTGCCGGACAGCCTGCCGTCGCTGCTGCTGCCCGATGTGCCCTTCAGCCTCGACACCCTGCAGGTGGTCTTCCCCTACGCACTGGCCGTGGCATTTGTGGGGCTGCTGGAATCGCTGATGACGGCCAAGCTGGTGGATGACGTCACCGACACCCGCTCCAACAAGACCCGCGAAGCCTGGGGCCAGGGTGCAGCCAACCTCATTACCGGATTCTTCGGCGGCATGGGCGGATGCGCGATGATCGGCCAGACCATGATCAACGTGAAGGGCTCCGGTGCCCGAACCCGGATTTCCACGTTCCTGGCCGGGGTATTCCTGCTCCTCCTGGTGGTTGTCCTGGGAGACGTTGTGGCCCTGATTCCGATGGCAGCCCTGGTTGCTGTGATGATCTTCGTGGCGGTCACCAGCTTCGACTGGCACAGCATCCGCCCGTCCACGCTGAAGATGATGCCCAAGAGTGAAACCGCCGTCATGCTGGCCACCGTGGCCGTGACCGTCTGGACCCACAACCTGGCCAGCGGCGTCGGCGTCGGGGTGCTGGTGGCCATGGTGCTGTTCGCGCGCCGGGTGGCGCACTTCGTCACCGTGGATCGCACGGTCACCGGGAACGACGCCGATGCCACCGCCGTCTATACGGTGAACGGCGAGCTGTTCTTCGCTTCCTCGAATGATTTGTATTCCCAGTTCGAGTACGTCCTGGATCCGGGGAATGTGGTCATTGACCTGAGTGGCTCCCACGTCTGGGACGCGTCAACCGTGGCTGCGCTCGACGCCGTGACGGAGAAGTACCGGCGGCGCGGAACCGAGGTGCGGATCACCGGACTGAATGAGGCCAGCGGCCCGATGCGCGAACGGATGGCCGGCAAGCTGCCCTAG
- a CDS encoding serine/threonine-protein kinase: MDRYPASRTAASPVSDASGFSAHVLIGGRFCLDEPIGRGTAGYVWRATDLASLEKVAVKIFSAPLGHRPEGHEAIREAAALRAVENPHVVRMISTGTISHPGTGVQTPYLVLELVQGTDLRQNLSGGLPPSDAARLGVELAAGLGGVHAAGYIHRDVKPSNILMDPATGHAKITDLGIAVSSQGGGDKEPSYGSLPYMSPEQVRRAPLTSATDIYSLGLVLLECLTGVRTFDLPQVESMVARTVRGPVIPPALPAGWRSLLSAMTSLSPRERPSAEQCRVELASLQQPALPAAA; this comes from the coding sequence ATGGACAGGTATCCAGCATCAAGAACCGCAGCATCCCCTGTTTCCGACGCCTCGGGCTTTAGCGCCCATGTACTCATCGGCGGCCGGTTCTGCCTGGACGAACCTATCGGGCGGGGCACTGCCGGCTACGTCTGGCGGGCTACCGATCTGGCGTCCCTGGAGAAGGTGGCAGTAAAGATCTTTTCCGCGCCGCTTGGGCACAGGCCGGAGGGGCATGAAGCCATCCGGGAAGCGGCCGCGCTGCGGGCCGTCGAGAATCCGCACGTGGTTCGGATGATTTCCACGGGCACCATCAGCCACCCCGGCACCGGCGTGCAGACGCCGTATCTGGTCCTGGAACTGGTGCAGGGCACCGACCTCCGGCAGAACCTCTCCGGCGGGCTGCCGCCCAGCGACGCTGCGCGGCTCGGCGTCGAGCTCGCCGCCGGACTTGGCGGCGTGCATGCTGCGGGGTACATCCACCGGGACGTGAAGCCCTCGAACATCCTGATGGATCCGGCAACCGGCCACGCCAAAATCACGGATCTGGGCATCGCCGTCAGCAGCCAGGGGGGCGGGGATAAGGAACCGTCCTACGGGAGCCTGCCCTACATGAGTCCCGAGCAGGTGCGGCGCGCACCCCTGACCTCCGCCACGGATATTTACTCGCTGGGACTTGTCCTGCTCGAATGCCTGACGGGGGTCCGCACCTTCGACCTGCCGCAGGTCGAATCCATGGTGGCCCGGACGGTCCGCGGGCCGGTGATCCCGCCCGCGCTCCCCGCCGGATGGCGGTCGCTGCTGTCCGCCATGACCTCGCTCTCGCCGCGCGAACGCCCCAGCGCCGAGCAGTGCCGGGTGGAGCTGGCCTCCCTGCAGCAGCCCGCACTCCCCGCTGCGGCCTGA
- a CDS encoding MarR family winged helix-turn-helix transcriptional regulator, with protein sequence MDTPKQLPEQDGYWYGPDPEHPKARAVLDAVRSYRAAETLVRRRTQDAMGMNENDLLAMRCLMQARQAGESLGPKDLSRLLGISTASTTALIDRLERGGYVRRRARPNDRRAWEIVPTDASDADVRQTVGDMHRRMMQAAAELSPEEAGIVISFMDRLRSALEEPKPDPGKPQH encoded by the coding sequence ATGGACACCCCGAAACAGCTCCCGGAGCAGGACGGCTACTGGTACGGCCCCGATCCGGAGCACCCAAAAGCCCGCGCCGTGCTGGATGCAGTGCGCAGCTACCGCGCCGCCGAGACCCTGGTCCGCCGTCGCACTCAGGATGCCATGGGGATGAACGAAAACGACCTTCTGGCCATGCGCTGCCTGATGCAGGCCCGGCAGGCCGGTGAAAGCCTCGGCCCCAAGGACCTGAGCCGGCTCCTTGGGATCTCCACCGCCTCCACCACTGCACTTATCGACCGGCTGGAACGCGGCGGATACGTCCGACGGCGTGCCCGGCCCAATGACCGCCGCGCCTGGGAGATTGTCCCCACCGACGCATCGGACGCCGATGTTCGCCAGACCGTGGGCGATATGCACCGGCGCATGATGCAGGCCGCGGCAGAGCTGTCGCCGGAGGAAGCCGGGATTGTCATTTCCTTTATGGACCGCCTGCGTTCTGCGCTGGAGGAACCGAAGCCGGATCCGGGGAAGCCGCAGCACTGA
- a CDS encoding ABC transporter substrate-binding protein: MTAPEISPSGPKTGPSRRNILGGAGLGFLALALGACSTRDTVAAAGNAAGSGGFIVTDMRGVEVSFDGPVQKIATTVIPSPSMLAAVDGGYAKIVGINESTLQANRQGLFGEMFPDSKTTTTIAPSSFTPNIETITKLEPDVVFQWADQGDGLVEPLENAGFKTVCLLYGTQEYLETWVSLFATILGKPERGTEIVDWMHAEIGRLEDELAAVSTPVRVVHLGQSGDGYSASNKSSYMHYWMELAGGQNMAAENLSAENVVSAEQLIEWDPEVITLGGFDTRTPAEVYADPSLASVSAVKNRRVYKAPLGGYRWEVPCAESPLMWQWAAEVFHPGRTSNTLRAAMKEKIAYLYGYEVSEAQIDAALRLDLNGASVGYDVFRG; this comes from the coding sequence TTGACTGCACCCGAAATCTCCCCGTCCGGTCCCAAAACCGGACCCTCGCGCCGCAATATCTTGGGCGGAGCCGGGCTCGGCTTCCTGGCCTTGGCGCTGGGGGCCTGCTCCACCCGTGACACTGTGGCGGCGGCAGGGAATGCAGCAGGATCCGGCGGTTTCATTGTGACTGATATGCGCGGCGTCGAGGTTTCCTTCGACGGGCCGGTGCAGAAAATCGCCACCACCGTCATCCCCTCTCCCTCCATGCTGGCTGCCGTGGACGGCGGGTACGCCAAGATCGTGGGCATCAATGAATCCACGCTGCAGGCCAACCGGCAGGGCCTGTTCGGGGAGATGTTCCCCGATTCGAAAACCACCACCACCATCGCGCCGTCGAGCTTCACCCCCAACATCGAGACCATCACCAAACTGGAGCCCGACGTTGTGTTCCAGTGGGCGGACCAGGGCGACGGACTTGTGGAGCCGCTGGAAAACGCCGGCTTCAAAACGGTCTGCCTGCTCTACGGAACGCAGGAATACCTGGAAACCTGGGTGTCCCTGTTCGCCACCATCCTCGGCAAGCCTGAGCGCGGCACCGAAATCGTGGACTGGATGCACGCCGAAATCGGCCGGCTGGAGGATGAACTCGCCGCGGTTTCCACGCCCGTGCGGGTGGTCCACCTGGGCCAGTCCGGCGACGGCTATTCGGCCTCCAACAAGTCCTCCTACATGCACTACTGGATGGAGCTGGCCGGCGGGCAGAACATGGCGGCGGAGAACCTTTCCGCCGAGAACGTGGTCAGCGCCGAGCAGCTGATCGAGTGGGATCCCGAGGTCATCACGCTGGGCGGCTTCGATACCCGCACCCCGGCCGAGGTCTACGCGGATCCCTCCCTCGCCTCCGTGTCTGCCGTGAAAAACCGCCGGGTCTACAAGGCCCCGCTGGGTGGGTACCGCTGGGAGGTTCCCTGCGCCGAGTCCCCGCTGATGTGGCAGTGGGCAGCCGAGGTGTTCCATCCCGGCCGCACCAGCAACACCCTGCGCGCCGCCATGAAGGAAAAGATTGCGTACCTCTACGGGTACGAAGTGAGCGAAGCCCAGATTGATGCCGCACTGCGGCTGGACCTGAACGGTGCCAGCGTTGGCTACGACGTCTTCCGCGGCTGA
- a CDS encoding iron ABC transporter permease: protein MATTSSAAEMAAPHSSGAPAPARDGSTSPSSAGAPPSSARRRLILPLCVLILCAVALVSMAAGRYWVPPNEILRILFNEVTALFGGEGMLRRTWTDQEATVVLDVRLPRVLLAFLVGGALSLGGACLQALFRNPLVSPDIIGVTAGASFGGVLVLTLGLSGGWMVGGAFGFGLAALAGVLLLGRLGGRDNAMLMIVLGGIVVAAFFNALVSFMTYLADPYSELPSIVHWLLGSIAAASYDKVLTALVPVAIGAVIVLALRWRLNVLSLGDDDAAALGVNPQRSRVVLLCAVALMTAGTVAVAGAVGWVGLVVPHLARLWVGPDHRILLPASLLLGGTYLMLIDTLSRSISSSELPLGILTAIIGAPVFVLLLARSQKKAELS from the coding sequence TTGGCTACGACGTCTTCCGCGGCTGAGATGGCGGCTCCGCATAGCTCCGGCGCACCTGCACCTGCCCGTGACGGCTCGACATCGCCGTCGTCGGCCGGTGCCCCGCCGTCGTCGGCCCGCCGCCGGTTGATCCTGCCGCTCTGCGTCCTGATCCTGTGTGCGGTGGCCCTGGTTTCCATGGCCGCCGGCCGGTACTGGGTGCCGCCGAACGAAATCCTGCGCATCCTGTTCAACGAAGTCACCGCACTCTTCGGCGGCGAGGGGATGCTCCGCCGGACTTGGACCGACCAGGAAGCCACCGTGGTCCTGGATGTACGGCTGCCTCGCGTGCTGCTGGCCTTCCTGGTGGGCGGAGCGCTCTCGCTCGGCGGCGCCTGCCTGCAGGCGCTGTTCCGCAATCCGCTGGTCAGCCCGGACATTATCGGCGTCACTGCCGGGGCGTCCTTCGGCGGGGTGCTGGTGCTCACCCTCGGCCTGTCCGGCGGCTGGATGGTCGGCGGTGCCTTCGGGTTCGGACTGGCCGCACTCGCCGGCGTCCTGCTGCTGGGCCGGCTGGGCGGACGGGACAACGCCATGCTGATGATCGTCCTGGGCGGGATTGTGGTGGCGGCGTTCTTCAACGCGCTGGTCTCCTTCATGACCTACCTGGCCGACCCGTACTCCGAACTGCCCTCGATCGTGCACTGGCTGCTCGGTTCCATCGCCGCGGCCAGCTATGACAAGGTGCTCACCGCACTGGTCCCGGTGGCCATCGGCGCGGTGATCGTCCTGGCCCTGCGCTGGCGCCTGAATGTGCTGTCCCTGGGGGACGACGACGCCGCCGCGCTGGGCGTGAACCCGCAGCGCTCCCGGGTGGTGCTGTTGTGTGCCGTTGCCCTGATGACGGCAGGCACCGTCGCCGTGGCGGGGGCCGTCGGCTGGGTGGGACTCGTGGTTCCGCACCTCGCCCGGCTCTGGGTGGGACCGGACCACCGGATCCTGCTGCCGGCGTCGTTGCTGTTGGGCGGTACCTACCTGATGCTCATCGACACCCTTAGCCGTTCCATCAGCAGCAGCGAACTGCCGCTCGGCATCCTCACCGCCATTATCGGCGCCCCGGTCTTCGTGCTGCTGCTGGCCCGTTCGCAGAAGAAAGCCGAGCTCTCATGA
- a CDS encoding ABC transporter ATP-binding protein, protein MTLVSLPRPVPGDPLTGSPAAGSAPLLQATGLGFRYSRLRPWLFRNLEFSLERGEVLSILGPNARGKTTLLKCLSGLLAPREGTVRGAPCIGYVPQDHGAGPSFTVADMVLMGCTRHLRAYQTPRPEDHAAADAAMERVGVAGWAGRDYSTLSGGQRQLVLIARAVASGCELLVLDEPASALDLNNQSRVLSVLTGLAAEGMGVIMTTHHPDHALHVSRNALLFVGSHDVRWGPTEELLTGPALSEVYGLPICTPTVGTVSGERVIAVPDFGPSCRACPVPGAVGAPAPGPTPVEIRTPLGKEHP, encoded by the coding sequence ATGACCCTCGTTTCCCTGCCCCGCCCGGTTCCCGGGGATCCCCTGACGGGCAGCCCGGCGGCCGGCTCCGCGCCGCTGCTGCAGGCCACCGGCCTCGGTTTCCGCTACTCCCGGCTGCGTCCGTGGCTCTTCCGGAACCTGGAATTTTCCTTGGAACGCGGGGAGGTCCTGTCCATCCTGGGGCCCAACGCCCGCGGCAAAACCACGCTGCTCAAGTGCCTCTCCGGGCTGCTTGCCCCGCGTGAGGGAACGGTTCGCGGTGCGCCGTGCATCGGATACGTGCCCCAGGACCACGGCGCGGGTCCGTCCTTCACGGTCGCCGACATGGTGCTGATGGGCTGCACCCGGCACCTGCGCGCCTATCAGACTCCGCGCCCGGAGGACCATGCCGCCGCCGATGCAGCCATGGAACGGGTAGGCGTGGCCGGCTGGGCCGGACGCGACTATTCCACCCTCTCCGGCGGGCAGCGGCAGCTGGTGCTGATTGCCCGGGCCGTGGCCTCGGGCTGCGAACTGCTCGTCCTGGACGAACCGGCGTCGGCACTGGACCTGAACAACCAGTCCCGCGTGCTGAGCGTGCTCACCGGACTGGCCGCGGAGGGCATGGGCGTCATCATGACCACCCATCATCCTGACCACGCACTCCACGTGTCCCGCAACGCACTGCTGTTTGTCGGCAGCCATGACGTCCGCTGGGGACCTACCGAGGAGCTGCTCACCGGTCCCGCCCTCTCCGAGGTCTATGGCCTGCCGATCTGCACCCCCACCGTGGGCACGGTATCCGGCGAACGCGTGATCGCGGTCCCGGATTTCGGCCCGTCCTGCCGTGCCTGCCCGGTGCCCGGCGCAGTCGGGGCACCGGCGCCAGGGCCGACTCCGGTGGAAATACGAACACCCCTTGGAAAGGAACACCCGTGA
- a CDS encoding LysE/ArgO family amino acid transporter yields the protein MLSIWATGMVTGFGLIVAIGAQNAFVLRQGLRREHIGAVVALCIISDALLIFGGTAGIGALVSRFPAVLDILRWAGAAYLAWWGIRSLISAARPSALEAQAPRAKGTVILTTLALTFLNPHVYLDTVVLLGSLANQYGSDTRWIFAAGAAVGSLIWFTALGYGARSLSGLLNRPRTWQIVDLLIGVVMLFLAVRLVLG from the coding sequence ATGCTAAGTATTTGGGCAACCGGAATGGTCACCGGTTTCGGACTGATTGTGGCCATCGGGGCGCAGAATGCCTTCGTCCTGCGGCAGGGACTGCGGCGGGAACACATCGGCGCGGTAGTGGCCCTGTGCATCATCAGCGATGCCCTGTTGATCTTCGGCGGCACCGCCGGAATCGGGGCATTGGTGTCCCGTTTCCCGGCGGTCCTGGACATCCTGCGCTGGGCCGGCGCCGCCTATCTCGCCTGGTGGGGTATCCGCTCGCTGATCTCCGCCGCCAGACCCTCGGCGCTGGAAGCACAGGCACCGCGGGCCAAGGGCACCGTCATCCTGACCACCCTTGCCCTGACCTTCCTGAACCCGCACGTGTATCTGGACACCGTGGTGCTGCTGGGCAGCCTGGCAAACCAGTACGGTTCCGACACGCGCTGGATTTTCGCCGCCGGCGCCGCCGTCGGCAGCCTCATCTGGTTTACCGCGCTGGGCTACGGTGCCCGCAGCTTATCTGGGCTGCTGAACCGGCCGCGCACCTGGCAGATTGTGGACCTGCTGATCGGCGTCGTTATGCTGTTCCTCGCCGTCCGGCTGGTCTTGGGCTGA
- a CDS encoding LysR family transcriptional regulator ArgP, with the protein MNFEHLRALSAVVDEGTFEAAADRLHISPSAVSQRIKALESSVGQVVIRRGTPCTPTDAGMVLLRMARQVQLLEGETRSALSGGTSPRTPTPVAVNADSLATWFVPVLSEAAEWTDSTLDLHVEDQDHSAQLLRQGDVIGAVTADPTPVNGCRVEALGAMRYLPVSTPDLQQRFTREDGVDWAAMPVVQFNAKDDLQRRFLQARGVDGRPPRHTIPSSEAFVAAVRAGLGWGMLPELQLGNGLKDGTLVLLDERAHRDVLLYWQAWKLDSERLHRIGDSIRRAGRQLR; encoded by the coding sequence ATGAACTTTGAGCATCTCCGCGCACTGTCCGCCGTCGTAGACGAGGGCACGTTCGAAGCGGCGGCGGATCGGCTGCATATCAGTCCGTCCGCGGTAAGCCAGCGCATCAAGGCACTGGAAAGCTCCGTGGGCCAGGTCGTCATTCGCCGGGGGACACCCTGCACTCCGACGGATGCGGGCATGGTTCTGCTGCGCATGGCACGGCAGGTGCAGCTGCTGGAAGGGGAAACCCGTTCCGCGCTCTCGGGTGGCACGTCACCGCGGACGCCGACGCCGGTGGCCGTCAACGCGGACTCCCTCGCCACATGGTTCGTCCCGGTCCTCTCCGAAGCAGCCGAGTGGACGGACAGCACCCTGGACCTGCACGTCGAAGACCAGGACCACAGCGCGCAGCTGTTGCGCCAAGGGGACGTGATCGGCGCCGTCACTGCCGATCCGACACCGGTCAACGGCTGCAGGGTCGAAGCCTTGGGCGCCATGCGTTACCTCCCGGTGTCCACGCCGGACCTGCAGCAGCGCTTCACGCGCGAAGACGGTGTCGATTGGGCAGCCATGCCGGTGGTTCAATTCAATGCCAAGGACGATCTGCAGCGCCGGTTCCTGCAGGCACGCGGCGTTGACGGACGACCGCCCCGGCACACGATCCCGTCCTCGGAGGCCTTCGTGGCTGCGGTCCGTGCAGGACTCGGCTGGGGCATGCTGCCGGAACTGCAGTTGGGTAACGGGCTCAAGGACGGGACGTTGGTGCTGCTCGATGAGCGTGCGCACCGGGACGTCCTGCTGTACTGGCAGGCCTGGAAGCTGGACTCGGAACGGCTGCACCGCATCGGTGACTCAATCCGGCGAGCCGGCCGGCAGCTCAGGTGA
- a CDS encoding Fpg/Nei family DNA glycosylase, whose translation MPEGDTIWRAARDLNAVLAGKELTRCDIRVPKFATTDFTGSAVQDVVSRGKHLLIRGGDPVDGWILHSHLKMEGLWHVYARGEKWRRPAFKARCILETDTHQVVGFDLGFLRVLPRSDEDEAVGYLGPDLLGPDWDAEEALRRLSAQPDRPIGLALLDQRNLAGIGNIYRCELCFLAGIHPLTPVSDVPDLPRLVDLSKRLLEVNKARSRRITTGAMGRDQLWVYRRERRGCLRCGTKVAHELLGDNEMEMRDLYYCPHCQPFPS comes from the coding sequence GTGCCTGAGGGCGATACCATCTGGCGGGCGGCGAGGGACCTCAACGCCGTCCTGGCCGGCAAAGAGCTCACCCGGTGCGATATCCGCGTCCCGAAATTCGCCACCACCGATTTCACCGGCTCCGCCGTGCAGGACGTCGTGTCCCGCGGCAAGCATCTGCTGATCCGCGGCGGCGATCCCGTGGACGGCTGGATCCTCCACTCCCACCTGAAAATGGAGGGGCTTTGGCACGTTTACGCGCGGGGGGAGAAGTGGCGCCGGCCCGCGTTCAAGGCACGCTGCATCCTCGAAACGGACACCCACCAGGTCGTCGGCTTCGACCTCGGGTTCCTTCGGGTCCTGCCCCGCTCGGACGAGGACGAGGCCGTCGGCTACCTCGGCCCGGACCTGCTGGGACCTGACTGGGACGCCGAAGAAGCGCTGCGCCGCCTCTCCGCCCAGCCGGACCGGCCCATCGGCCTTGCCCTGCTGGACCAGCGGAACCTCGCCGGGATCGGCAACATCTACCGGTGCGAGCTGTGCTTCCTGGCCGGCATCCACCCGCTGACCCCGGTCTCGGACGTACCGGATCTACCCCGCCTGGTGGACCTGTCCAAGCGCCTCTTGGAGGTCAATAAGGCCCGCTCCCGCCGGATCACCACCGGCGCCATGGGCCGGGACCAGCTCTGGGTCTATCGCCGGGAACGGCGGGGCTGCCTGCGCTGCGGCACCAAGGTGGCGCATGAGCTGCTCGGCGACAACGAGATGGAAATGCGGGACCTGTATTACTGCCCGCACTGCCAGCCGTTTCCGAGTTAG